In a genomic window of Quercus lobata isolate SW786 chromosome 4, ValleyOak3.0 Primary Assembly, whole genome shotgun sequence:
- the LOC115987247 gene encoding deubiquitinase OTUD6B-like has translation MLGVLCARPKPWILTSLSYHSFFHGSAAHHHQNPRRFHNGGVSFNRRRHHSTACRLEGPFVGGGAASIWHAITPSSTRSSRRSGGGGGDISLRLRRKSMLRCERRGEGSWNVAWDARPARWLHRPDSAWLLFGVCACLNSPPLLDSVAAEENAEAEERIGGCDNNKKEMIDGSALVESNTNNTVNNDYRVTGVLADGRCLFRAIAHGACLRSGVAAPDDNRQRELADELRAQVVDELSRRREETEWFIEGDFDAYVTRIQQPYVWGGEPELLMASHVLKTPISVFMINRTSGALVNIAKYGEEYRKDEESPINVLFHGYGHYDLLEYISEESCQK, from the exons ATGCTTGGTGTACTGTGTGCTCGTCCCAAGCCTTGGATCCTTACCTCGCTTTCTTACCATTCATTCTTTCACGGCTCGGCGGCTCATCACCACCAGAACCCCAGGCGCTTCCATAACGGCGGCGTGTCGTTCAATCGGCGCCGCCACCACTCGACGGCGTGTCGTCTAGAAGGCCCGTTCGTCGGAGGCGGCGCGGCGTCGATATGGCACGCGATCACGCCGTCGTCGACTCGCTCGAGTCGCCGGAGCGGCGGCGGAGGAGGAGACATCAGCCTCAGGCTGAGGAGGAAGTCGATGCTCCGGTGTGAGAGGAGAGGGGAGGGGTCGTGGAACGTCGCGTGGGATGCACGCCCCGCGCGGTGGCTCCACAGGCCTGACTCCGCCTGGCTCCTCTTCGGCGTCTGCGCTTGCCTCAACTCGCCGCCGCTCCTCGATTCGGTGGCGGCTGAGGAGAACGCCGAGGCGGAAGAGAGAATCGGCGGCTGCGATAATAACAAGAAGGAAATGATCGACGGTTCCGCTTTGGTTGAATCGAACACGAACAACACTGTCAACAATGATTACAGAGTCACAG GGGTTTTGGCGGATGGGCGATGCCTATTTAGAGCGATAGCACATGGGGCTTGCTTGAGAAGTGGGGTAGCAGCTCCGGATGATAATCGTCAGAGAGAACTTGCTGATGAATTAAGAGCTCAA GTGGTGGATGAGCTTTCAAGGAGGCGAGAGGAAACTGAATG GTTCATCGAAGGAGATTTTGATGCTTATGTGACGAGAATTCAGCAACCTTATGTTTGGGGTGGAGAGCCTGAGTTGCTGATGGCTTCTCATGTTTTGAA GACACCAATATCAGTCTTCATGATAAATAGAACATCAGGTGCTTTGGTAAACATAGCGAAATATGGTGAAGAGTATCGAAAGGATGAAGAGAGTCCCATAAATGTGCTGTTTCATGGGTATGGTCACTATGACCTGTTGGAGTATATCTCAGAAGAAAGTTGCCAGAAATAA